From the genome of Faecalibacterium prausnitzii:
CCATAGACCGGAGCAGATCAACGGCATCGACTACCAGATTTTGATTGAGGCAGATTATATCGTCAATGCATCCGAAAACGGGTACAGCCAGCAGGCGATCCGATCTTTTATGGAACATACCATGAAAACAGTGTTTGGAGTATAACAGAGAAGTTTGCCGCAAAACGCGAAAAAAAGATTCCATAAGCAAGTGACCTGAAAAGGACACCACCAAGAAAACCCAGACCCGATAAACAAATATCGCCGAGGACTCTTCCCATTGTGGAGGTGTCCTCGGCGGCTTTTTTGTATATAGGGCAGCAATTCTTGACCGTTTTTTGTGAAGGTGATAAGTTACGAGATGGAGCTCAGCTTTCTCCGCAATAATCTCGATTGAAAACAACGGCACATATAAAGCAAAAAAGGAATATTCTTACTTGTCAATTTGCTGTAGAAAATCACCTGAGTTTGGGTAAAATTGACAAAGTCAAAAAGAACCCCCGTTTCTATCTTGACACTCCACAAAGAATATGGTATTGTAACTAAGCATAGAATAAATTTCCATTTAAGTGTTTAATTTGTTCGTGCTTTACAAAAAAGAAAATTGTACGTGAGCAGCGTCGTTGGATTGTTACCGTTTGGCGGGCTAGACCAACTCTGCATAGCACAAGCCGAAAGCGTGTTTCAGCCTTCGGTATGTTTGCTGTGTCGAGAGTGGTCTTTTTTTATTGCCTTTTTCAACCTGAGGAGGAGAAACAATGCAATATACCGTCAAAAAACCGATCAACAACAACATTCTGCGCGTGGTGGACCCCACGGGCTGTGAGTTGATCGTCACCGGGCGCGGTCTGGGCTTTGGCGTTAAGCCGGGCTATAAAATTGAGGCTGAAACCGTGGAGCGCAGCTACCGCATGACCAGCCCTGCCGTGCAGCAGAAGTTGGTGGAACTTCTGGAACAGATCCCGTATGAGCATCTGCTGCTCACCGATGAGCTGGTGGCAATGATCCGCAGCCGGGTGAACTACCCGCTGAACGAGAGCCTGCTCATCACGCTGGCCGACCACATCAGTTTTGCCATCCAGCGCAGCGAGCAGGGGATTCGCTTTTCCAACCCGCTGATGGCTCCCATTCGGGAATTCTACCCGGAAGAGTATCGCCTTGGCATGGAGTGCCTTGCCGCCATCCGCCAGCGCTGCCATGCAGACCTTTCGGACGACGAGGGCGGCTTCATTGCGCTGCACATC
Proteins encoded in this window:
- a CDS encoding PRD domain-containing protein, which gives rise to MQYTVKKPINNNILRVVDPTGCELIVTGRGLGFGVKPGYKIEAETVERSYRMTSPAVQQKLVELLEQIPYEHLLLTDELVAMIRSRVNYPLNESLLITLADHISFAIQRSEQGIRFSNPLMAPIREFYPEEYRLGMECLAAIRQRCHADLSDDEGGFIALHIVNAELNTTMSVVNDVTRFVDGCVQVVEYFYNCHFDRDALDFSRFTVHLRFFAQRVFQGKQEQENDTHDEVFRALIARNCSEHYKCACCIAEYVRNTWHKELSDEELVFLTIHLKRIRMGK